The Naumovozyma dairenensis CBS 421 chromosome 2, complete genome genome segment ATTGATCCTAAGAATCtatcatcaaaattatcaGATTTGAAACTGTCACCAAATTGGAAAACAATACCTCCTCTTGAAAGCAAGGATTCAAACATAAAGATAGGTCATAAATTGGTAAGAGaaacaattaaattcaaaaacttCGAAATAACATGGGCatttttgaatcaattaGCAATGAGATGCCATCTTTGGGGTCATCATCCAACTATTTCTACTACTTATAATAAAGTTGATTTACAATTATTTAATCATGATTTAAATATGATTACTGAcattgatttgaaattggcATCTAAGATTGAATCATATATAAATCTATATAATCAGGCATCTCaggaaataaaaaaagaataatcatagttaattaatatttatGTATAAACtaacttatatatatataccttCGCCTTTGCGAATCATAATTACATGGCTCTAttattgtaataattttatagGGAGTTTAAACACTAACCTTGGTGGCATCACTACCATTCGAAGATAACTTCTTCTCAAGTTTATCAAATTCCTTTAATGCGATTTCCTGTTGGGGATCCAATAGTTGAATAACTTCTTTAACCTCATCAACATAATGCATTAACATAGATTCAATACCATACTTCAACGTAACTTCACTTGATGAACAAGATGAACAAGAACCTTTCAATCTTAAATATACAGTCCCTGTCTTGGAATCCCACCCCAAATAATCTACATCCCCACCATCTTCCAAAATAGCAGGTCTAATCCTCgtatcaatcaattcatcaataatcTCACTAATCTCTTCAGcttcttcatcatattcaaatttcggtgtattaatattataccCACCTCCAGCTTTCTCACTCAATTCCTTCACAGTAAAGAAATCATCAGAAATGACATTTTCCCCGGATTTCAAATGCTCCAATAATATCCTCACCACATCAGGACGTAATTGATTCCAATCAATCATACTATCTTTATTAACTGAAACAAAATCATCACCAATCATCAATGATTCAGCTCCAGAAcattccaaaaatattctttcagCTAACTTACAATTATTAATCAATGTAGTGTCTGTGTTTTTAATAACGATGCTCTTGGATCCTGGCGTCTGGAATAATTCTCCATCTACTGACAGAAATTTCAATGCATGTTCATTTGGTGTGGTTAAGACATTTATGTTTAACCATCTACGGAAAGTTGGCAGTAGTGAACGACTTTGGCCCTTGGTAAACATTATACCGTTACGTGAAATCACTGATCTGAACATCTTTactctatatatatgtgtgtATGTCTGCGTGTGtatatgtgtgtgtgtATCAAATATTTGGTTTTGTTCTTAAAATTATAGATAGGTAGGTATCACGCCAACAAGAACGttattcttgtttttttatgttGGTATATATACTGAATATGAACATCAAGATCAGAAAGTGTGCATAAATATAATCAGTGATGATTCATTCGATGATGTTAATCATTCGATGTATTGAAAATTACATAGCAATTTTCCTCTAAAGGATGAAATTTCCTAGGAATTTAAGTTTACACTGTAAAAACGCTATAGGCTGACTAATAGtgaaattaaacaaaatgCGCCAGTGTCATAAATAAGTAAATGTCAGTGTCGCAATATGATCCCAGGACACATATACACTTGTAACTCTGtaaagaataataacaatagaAATAATGATGTTTATAAATGGACTTATATGTACATATGCAGCTTTGATTCATTCTTAGGCCTCCGCTATCTA includes the following:
- the MCO14 gene encoding 4a-hydroxytetrahydrobiopterin dehydratase (similar to Saccharomyces cerevisiae YHL018W; ancestral locus Anc_2.554), whose protein sequence is MYNKIVKVKPIPIDPKNLSSKLSDLKLSPNWKTIPPLESKDSNIKIGHKLVRETIKFKNFEITWAFLNQLAMRCHLWGHHPTISTTYNKVDLQLFNHDLNMITDIDLKLASKIESYINLYNQASQEIKKE
- the NFU1 gene encoding Nfu1p (similar to Saccharomyces cerevisiae NFU1 (YKL040C); ancestral locus Anc_2.553); translated protein: MFRSVISRNGIMFTKGQSRSLLPTFRRWLNINVLTTPNEHALKFLSVDGELFQTPGSKSIVIKNTDTTLINNCKLAERIFLECSGAESLMIGDDFVSVNKDSMIDWNQLRPDVVRILLEHLKSGENVISDDFFTVKELSEKAGGGYNINTPKFEYDEEAEEISEIIDELIDTRIRPAILEDGGDVDYLGWDSKTGTVYLRLKGSCSSCSSSEVTLKYGIESMLMHYVDEVKEVIQLLDPQQEIALKEFDKLEKKLSSNGSDATKVSV